In Oryza brachyantha chromosome 1, ObraRS2, whole genome shotgun sequence, the following are encoded in one genomic region:
- the LOC102717849 gene encoding amino acid permease 4-like, with product MDVERKEAVVDDDGRVRTGTVWTATTHAITAVIGSGVLALPWSVAQMGWVLGPIVLVGCAYVTYYTAILLCDCYRTPDPVHGKRNYTYMDVVRSCLGPRDVVVCGLAQYAILWGAMVGYTITTATSIMSVVRTNCHHYKGPGASCGASGTMYMVLFGLAEVVLSQCPSLEGVTLISVVAAVMSFTYSSVGLFLSAAKLASHHAAHGTLVGVKVGAGGVTASTKAWHFCQALGNIAFAYTYSMLLIEIQDTVKSPPSENVTMKRASLYGIGVTTVFYVSLGCIGYAAFGNAAPGNILTGFLEPFWLVDVANVAVVIHLVGAYQVYAQPVFACYEKWLASRWPESAFIHREYAVPLGGRRAVRFTLCKLVLRTAFVAFTTVVSLVLPFFNAVLGLLGAIAFWPLTVYFPVTMYMAQAKVQRGSRKWVALQGLNAGALVVSLLAAVGSVADMVQRLRHVTIFQTQL from the exons GAACGGtatggacggcgacgacgcacgCCATCACCGCCGTGATCGGGTCCGGCGTGCTGGCGCTGCCGTGGAGCGTGGCCCAGATGGGGTGGGTGCTCGGCCCCATCGTCCTCGTCGGATGCGCGTACGTCACCTACTACACCGCCATCCTCCTCTGCGACTGCTACCGCACGCCGGATCCCGTCCATGGCAAGCGGAACTACACCTACATGGACGTCGTCCGCTCATGCCTCG GGCCAAGAGATGTGGTGGTGTGTGGGCTTGCGCAGTACGCGATTCTCTGGGGCGCAATGGTGGGCTACACCATCACGACCGCCACGAGCATCAT GTCAGTGGTGCGCACGAACTGCCACCACTACAAGGGGCCCGGCGCGAGCTGCGGTGCGTCCGGGACGATGTACATGGTGCTGTTCGGCCTCGCCGAGGTCGTCCTGTCCCAGTGCCCGAGCCTGGAGGGGGTGACGCTCatctccgtcgtcgccgccgtcatgTCCTTCACCTACTCCTCCGTCGGGCTCTTCCTCAGCGCAGCCAAGCTCGCCTCGCACCACGCGGCGCACGGCACCCTTGTCGGCGTCaaggtcggcgccggcggtgtcACCGCGTCGACCAAGGCGTGGCACTTCTGTCAGGCCCTCGGGAACATCGCCTTCGCCTACACCTACTCCATGCTGCTCATTGAGATCCAGGACACGGTGaagtcgccgccgtcggagaACGTGACGATGAAGAGGGCGAGCTTGTACGGCATCGGCGTCACGACTGTCTTCTACGTGTCGCTCGGGTGCATCGGGTACGCGGCGTTCGGCAATGCCGCGCCGGGGAACATCCTCACCGGCTTCCTCGAGCCGTTCTGGctcgtcgacgtcgccaacgtcgccgtcgtcatccACTTGGTCGGAGCGTACCAG GTGTACGCGCAGCCGGTGTTCGCGTGCTACGAGAAGTGGCTGGCGAGCCGGTGGCCGGAGTCGGCGTTCATCCACCGGGAGTACGCGGTGCCGCTGGGCGGCAGGCGCGCCGTCCGGTTCACGCTCTGCAAGCTGGTGCTGCGCACGGCGTTCGTGGCCTTCACGACGGTGGTGTCGCTGGTGCTGCCGTTCTTCAACGCCGTGCTCGGGCTGCTCGGCGCCATCGCGTTCTGGCCGCTCACGGTGTACTTCCCGGTGACCATGTACATGGCGCAGGCCAAGGTGCAGCGCGGCAGCCGCAAGTGGGTGGCGCTGCAGGGGCTCAACGCCGGCGCGCTCGTCGTGTCGCTGCTCGCGGCGGTGGGCTCGGTGGCCGACATGGTGCAGCGCCTGCGCCACGTCACCATATTCCAGACCCagctctga